The Deltaproteobacteria bacterium genome contains the following window.
ATGGTTCTATTGCCTGGGCCGACCTGAGGGGCATGACCGCCCGATATTTGGGACGACCGGCAAACATCGGGACGGTAGTGGACATTACCGAACAGAAAAAGACCGAAGAGGAACTCCGGAATCATCAGAGCCAATTGGAAGAACGGGTCAGGGACCGGACGGCTGAATTGCTCCGGGCCAATGAACGGCTGAAGCGGGAAGTGGAGGACCGGGAGCGGGCCGAAAGAAAATCGGTGGCGGAAAAAAATTTTTCGGACTCGGTCATCAATAGTCTGCCCGGGGTTTTTTACCTGTTTGACGAATCGGGCCGCATGGTCAAATGGAATGATAATCTGGAGATGATAACCGGATATCTCCCGGAAGATATCCTGCGACTGAACGCCCTGGAATTTTTTCATAAAGACGACCGGGCCCAGGTTCACGAAAGGATTCAAGAGACCTTCGATTGGGGGCGTTCTTCCGTGGAAGCGACCATCGAAGCCAAAACCGGCCGGTTGACGCCCTACCTGCTTACCGGCGTGCGCCTTAACCTGGAAGGCAGAATCTATCTGATCGGGGTCGGGGTGGATATCAGTGAGCGGAAAAAAGCCGAACAGGCCTTGATGGCCTCAAAACAGGACCTGAGGGATCTGTCGGCCAAACTGATCCATGTCCAGGAAAAGGAGAGACGACATCTGGCCATGGAACTGCACGACGGGCTGGGCCAGTCCCTCTCGGCGATCAACTTCAGCCTGGAAAAGATGATGAAAAAGGCCGAGCAGGATGCG
Protein-coding sequences here:
- a CDS encoding PAS domain S-box protein, giving the protein MDKSGKIGNRIDSIQELKKKNQSLQAALGEYRSMVDKYRTLADCSLAGIYVIQKGRFQYVNPRLIEMLGYEREEDLIGKNFWEVVHPEDRPIVRNRGLRREKETVYPERYTFRVLKKDGSIAWADLRGMTARYLGRPANIGTVVDITEQKKTEEELRNHQSQLEERVRDRTAELLRANERLKREVEDRERAERKSVAEKNFSDSVINSLPGVFYLFDESGRMVKWNDNLEMITGYLPEDILRLNALEFFHKDDRAQVHERIQETFDWGRSSVEATIEAKTGRLTPYLLTGVRLNLEGRIYLIGVGVDISERKKAEQALMASKQDLRDLSAKLIHVQEKERRHLAMELHDGLGQSLSAINFSLEKMMKKAEQDADSKKLGALKQVLPMIKNTIDEVRRMSRDLRPSMLDDLGILTTITWFCRNFGQVYPDISIKKHLGLKETEVPEHLKIVIFRILQEALNNIAKHSRAKEAEIRLGRKG